In Miscanthus floridulus cultivar M001 chromosome 8, ASM1932011v1, whole genome shotgun sequence, the sequence TATGGTCATGAACCACGACATTTTGGTATTGATATATCTCAAGCCTGTAAATCCAGTGACCTTCAAGGATGGTTGGAAGAAAGATCCTTAATGCAATCACTGGTCCGTCAGCATCTTATCAGAGCTCGGCACAAAATGAAAACTCAGGCTGACAGACACCGCACACCTAGAACATTTCAATCAGGTGACTCTGTCTATCTTAAAGCTCAGCCTTATGTACAGACCTCATTGGCGCCCAGATCGTCAAACAAATTGGCTTTTCGTTTCTTCAGACCATTTCTGATAACTGAAAAAATTGGTTCATCAGCTTACCGTCTGCAGTTACCTCCAGATTATCTTATACATCCGGTGTTTCATGTTTCACAACTCAAGAAAGCCATTCCCTCCACTGCTGTGGCAAGTCCAGAGCTACCTGACATTTCTAATCAGTTGCAGGTTCCTCAAGAAATTTTAGACCACCGGCTTCGTCAGCACAATGATCGTGTGATCCCTCAAGTGCTGGTGCGTTGGTCCTACCTCCCTGATACTCTCTCCACCTGGGAAGATGAAGAGTCTCTACACCAATAGTTTCCCCGTGCACCAGCTTGGGGACAAGCTGGTTCTAAAGGAGGAATGGATGTCACCGGCGGCCCTGAGGTCTCTGAACCTGATGATGCCAAGACAAGAGACGCAAGCCCTGAAGAACCGGCGGGAAGAAACAAGGAAGTCAAGCGCGTGAAGAAGCCCAGTAACAAAGTCTTTGGGCCAGACTGGACCAACTAAAACGGACCCTGTGTGGCCCAGACGCGAGGGCAGCCCATCGTGGCCCCTTTGTAAATAGCAGAGGAGTAGGAAGGAAAACCTGGACATGAACTAGGAACTTCCGTGCCtaagggcgacggcggcggcggtgtgcgGCGATCTCGTTGATCGGCCGGCGGCGACCGTATTTACCCACACATATCATCATATTACAGTCAATAGGTTACATGAACTTACATTTCAATGCCTCCGCCGGCCTTCGCCTCCCTTCCTCTCTGATGCTGTTGCGTTCTGACCAAATGAACCAAAGAGTAATCACCATAAGTTCTCTCTTCGGTTCTCGTTGTTTCATAATGCATTCAATAGCTCCATAGGCATCAGGTATAGTTGCAAGATGAGCTCGCTCAGCTTCCAAGTTCAGCAGTCGCCAAATATGCTTTGACAGTTTACATTTGAAAAATAGATGTGCTCCATCCTCTTCTAATCCCCCACAAATCGGGCAGCAGGTATCAATATGCATCCCTCGCCGAGCCAAGTTGCATCTCAAGGGGTGGCTGTTATGAGTAAGACGCCATAAAAATGTTTGATCttgcttggacatctcaacttccACAACTCCTTCCAAACTTCATTCCCACCACCCGAGCTCCCCCCTTGGCCACCATTTATGTTTCAATTTCGTCTGGCATCATCTCTGCTGACTCTATAAGCACTCTTAAGTCTTAACACTGAATCTTCCATGTTTATCAAAGTGCCATGCCAATGACTTTTCTCTCCCTCCATGCACCGGTAACGCCAGGATCACCTCCGCATCCTCCTCCTAGAATATATCCTTTACAAGGCTGGTATCCCAAGATCCTGAGACCGGATCCAATAAATCAGTGACCTCAGTCAGTAAGGTAGCACCTCTTGGTGTTAATGGTTTCCTGACCGAATCTCTAGGCAGCCATGGATCATCCCAGATGTTCAGCCCCACGCCATCTCCAACTCTCCAGAACATCCCCTTTTTAACTATGCCAATGCCACGAAGTATACTACGCCATGTGTATGACATACCAGACTTTTGTCTTGCTTCCAAAACTGACAAATTAGGGAAATATTTTGCTTTCAGTACCCTAGCACACAATGAGTCCGGGTTCTGCAGCAACCTCTAGCCTTGCTTAGCAAGCATGGCAAGATTGAAATGATCTATGTCCCTAAACCCTAACCCTCCATCTTCCTTTGGTTTCATCAGCTGCTCTCCACTCAACCAATGGATCTTATGCTTCCCCTCTTGATTGTTCCACCAGTATGTACAAATCATAGCCCCAATTTGGTCACATAGTGTCTTGGTCAGATCAAAGCATCCCATGGCAAAGGTGGGAATGGCCTGTGCCACAGCTTTAATGAGAATTTCTTTTCCAGCCCAAGACAAATATTTTTCATTCCAGCCTTGAATCCTCTTCCAAATTCGGTCCTTAAGATAACCGAAAGTGCCCATTTTTTATTGCCCAACATGCACCACCAACCCTAGATACTTCTCGCTCATCATTTCCTTTGTGACTTGCAACAGATCACATACCTTCTTTCTCTGATCTGCCTGTGTGTTCCGACTGAATAGAATCGCCGATTTCGCTTTGTTGATCATTTGCCTAGAACAAGCTTCATATAACTGAAGGATTGACTGCAGCTGCCCACAATCCCCCTCTGTTGCCCGAATCAAAATCAAAGAGTCATCGGCAAACAAAAGGTGGGAAACACTTGGTGCACCACTGCTAACTTTAACTCCAGCTAATGAGCCATCCTGTTCTCCTTTTTTTAACAGAGCTTAAAAAGCCTTTGCACAAAGCAAAAATAAGTAGGGTGATAGAGGGTCACCCTGCCGTAATCCTCTCTAAGGGACAAAAGGTTCTGATAGATCACCATTTACTTTCACTTGATACCTCACCGTGGAGACGCACACCATAATCAACTCAATCCACTGATCGGCAAAgcccatcttcttcttcatctggtACAGAAAACACCATTCAACTCTATCATAAGCCTTACTCATGTCTAGCTTGATAGCTGCATAACCCAAATTTCCTTCCCTCTTATTCAATAAATAGTGGGTAATTTCATATGCTATAAGAATGTTGTCTGAAATCAATCTCCCTGGCACAAATGAACTTTGGTTTGGGGTAATTATATCAGGAAGAACTTGTCTTAGTCTATTTGAAAGAACCTTTGACACCACCTTATACACCACATTACACAAACTTATAGGTCTCAATTCAGTTACCTTCTCAGGTAGAATCAAAGATATGATAGTGTCATTCCAACCCTCGGGCATTTAGCCACCTCTCAAAACATTCAGAACTTCTTCTATAAGTTGATCTCCAACAACATCCCATTACCTCTTGAAGAAAATCGCCGGCATGCCATTAGGATCCGGTGCTTTTAAGTCGCCGATAGCATCCAGCGCTGCCTTGACCTCCTCTGGTGTAAACTTGGCTGAAAGGATGTCATTCATCTCAGGTGTAACATTAGGTGAGACAGCATCAAGAAGCTGATGAACCTGTATGTGTTACTGTATTGGCTTGTGTCTACCTGCTGCCTACtactctatctctctctatatctaTGTACCGTAGCTGGATTGTTATTGTAAGGACTACATAATTAAGGACAATGAACTAataattgtaagtgcaatcaagccctaatgtgGGTTTTAGCATTGATGACCACCGAATtaaaggactaatgagatttatcgagatgacaagcaggaaatGACAAAAGGAGGATGTTATACAAAACGGAGGCGGCCCCAATTACGAATGGTGACGGTTTCcgactcaaaggaggtttaatttCTCTTATAATTTGAGTTTGAGTTTAAGAAAAGCCGTACTATCAAGGGGGACTCAAAACACTTGTCAAAGTATGCAACCAAGTGCTCATCTTCTGACCAGGACATCCTCATACCTCTGCCAAAACAGCCCTGCATTCACTTTTCCATCTTCACTGTTTTTGGcagggcggtagtgccgcaccccatgggcggtagtgccgcacttaagtgaccgttgggcccccaggggtatttataccttttgGGCCGGCCCTCAACGGTCACTGCTTCTTCCACCTCTGCTCATTTCGGCAAAACACTCCCAAGAGCtcatctctctcctccattggtgacctccaagctctcaagcaaatccttgatttccaccatcaaaacttgagagaaaaggcaccaaaactcgattagagagcagatccactgattcccaaactttgagagcacttggttcacgtttggccagCGGATTtgagtttgttactcttggagccttgctcctagccggctaggcgtcgccctagagcttgccaacttgtgtggcagccaaGGGAGGCTTGTAACCACCTGTTgcagctaagaaatcacccctcacttcaagagtttactctcttgatttgagaacgagggaaaggcaagccttggtggcaagcccTAGCCTTAGTGgcatacctcaacaacgtggacttagacaagccttagtggcgagctgaaccacgggataaataaCTGTGTGCTGATTTACTTTCATTGCATTACTCTTTGTCGTTGAGGTGTTTCTAGAGTTCATGGCCGATCTACTTGGTGGTACTTGTTCCACTCTATTTAGCTGTTGTTCTGTGACTAATACACTTGCAGGAAGCTGGGAAATTTATCCGATCTAAGTTTCACTGGTTAAATTTCAAACTGTGCTAACCCTCTCCTgtgcaggtgcggtagtgccgtcCTCTGGTCTGACTGTTgtttgagttaaatttttataggcctattcacctccctctaggccCTCCAGGCTTACcaaagatcctacaagtggtatcagagccgagttGCTTCGTATATGCTTCACCGCGTGAAGTATGGAAGCCAGAGGAGGTTCAAAAACCACTTGCGTCGATCCAGATGCGACTGGCTTGCAAGAGAGTGGCAACAGCAGCAGTGAGCTCTCACCCTCGACAGCGAGCAATGCCTCTCTCCCACCCATCAAGACAATCGATGTGGAGAGAaggcaagaaagaaaagaaaggagagcCACTAAGACCGCAAGAAGGGAAGTAAGAGAAAAGAAGGAAGAGCAACGTAAGcttgaagaaaagcagaagagaaaagaagatagaagatGCATATGAGAAGAACGAGAGAAGAGAAGGACAGCAAGAaataagaaggaggaagccaaggcaTATGATGCATCATCAAGTGAGCTATCAAGTAGCTCcgacgatggtgatgatgatgtatCATATCATGCCTCCAAgggtgacaagaagaagaagaacaaggacaagGGCAGCAGCACCAACAAGAAGAAATATGCGgctgtatcctttaactattcttattTGACTAACCGtgatcgcaagtctttcatcaatgtacCCGTGGGCAAattacctcatttcgatgggactaactttatCAAGTGAAAGCACTTGATGAGGGCTTATCTTATTGGTCTTCACCCCGGTCTTTGGGAAATCGTGTGCAACGGATTTCAGCCACCGGAAGATCCCAAAGAGCCAACAAATGAAGAGTTGATAgctgtccatctcaatggccaagccactAGCATacttcttagtgccttggatggtgatgagtacaatagagtgatgaaTATTGACATTGCTAAGAAGATTTGAGACACTTTGCACCTtacacatgaaggggttgacaaagtaagAAGGGCAAGAATTaatttgttgatggccaagctcaatagGTTTGTGATCTTGGAAGGTGAAGGGCCACAAgaaatgtttgataggttgatgaccttggttggcaagattagaggctatggtagTGATGAACTTGATGATCACAAAGTAGTGAAAATTATGTTGGAAGCCTATTCACCTAGGAATGAGACCAtggtcactctaattagagataagaagaagtttgagcacttcactctaaatgatgtgcttggaagacTCTTGACCTTtggcatgcaaagagaagaagcaaatgagaggagaaagcttggtgagttgcaagccaagctagatggcatgaagatcaaggatgtagctctcaaggccaacaagtCAAGCAAGCAAAGCACCTCCAACAAGgcaaagggcagcaagcaagcatcaacaagcAAGCCCAAAGAGACCAAGCAAGTGCAAGAAAAGGAAGAGACAacttcatcctcaagtgaagatgaaagtgatgGCACCAAatacaagaaggttgatgatgttgctctctttatgaagaagTACAACAAGGGCTTGAAGAAGCAGGGCTACAAGGTAGTGAGGAGAAAGTTTcctaacaagaagaagaggacctgCTTCAATTGTAGCAGCACCGAGCACTTCATTGCAAAATGT encodes:
- the LOC136470765 gene encoding uncharacterized protein: MVTLIRDKKKFEHFTLNDVLGRLLTFGMQREEANERRKLGELQAKLDGMKIKDVALKANKSSKQSTSNKAKGSKQASTSKPKETKQVQEKEETTSSSSEDESDGTKYKKVDDVALFMKKYNKGLKKQGYKVVRRKFPNKKKRTCFNCSSTEHFIAKCPYEKKDNNYKKDKKESKHEHKKSHKHMGEAHIGHEWDSTKESSSDEDEKIATVAIQKSFSTPRLFNNMSDDDNHRSPHICLMAKGEKANSKTKSPPPPSDISSSDLSDSSSDDESSNEEIDNITKNLDLIPNSLSLS